The stretch of DNA ATATAGGTCCATTGTAAACAATTGTCATGTAGTAAGCTTTTCTTAAAAACTGCAATTTATATAAAATCActcaatgactttgtttacatatatatatattttttaagcaGAAACTTGGAAAAATGGTGAAAGTTCTCCATAACAATTAAAACACGAATGCATGcaaatctgtaattgtagtggCAGGATAAAtccggggcggcacggtggcgcagcaggtagtgtcgcagtcacacagctccagggacctggaggctgtgggttcgtttcctgctccgggtgactgtctgttggtgtgttctccctgtgtccgcgtgggtttcctccgggtgctccggtttcctcccacagtccaaaaacacacgctggtaggtggattggcgactcaaaaaaagtgtccggaggggggtgtgtgtgtgtgttgccctgtgaaggactggcgccccctccagggtgtattcccgccttgtgcccaatgattccaggtaggctctggactcactgcgaccctgaattggataagtggttacagataatgaatgataaatcTGAGGAGAAtgcaatttatttatatattttacttacCTTTTAAGTTTGTAGAAGCTATTCGGCTGAACAGGAAACCATTCCACTTGGTGGGCACCTCAATGGGTGGAAATGTAGCAGGCGTGTATGCAGCCTGCTACCCCTCTGACCTCTGCAGCATGACCCTCATCTGTCCAGCTGGTTAGTGTAATGCCACGTTAGTTTTTTGTAAGATTAGGTATggccaaaaatatattttattgttattttggcaaattaCTTCACAGTACACTATTCTAATTGCAATATTTTGTGAGAAAGGTCAATATTTCTACAAGCAATTAATTCCCGCATAGCCAAGTTTAGGGTTATAGAGAGTCTGGATGAACACATATAGATATGTTCTATGCAGTGTAAGTACAAACAAAAGGCACAAATAATGTAGCTGTTTGGATGTATTCACTACGCCTAATCCTCACCTCTTGTTCATACACATTGTACGGCTACAGGTCTAAAGTACTCTTGTAAGACGAAGTTTGATGACCAGATGTATGATCTGGagaacagtgaaaacacactgaGCATCCCACTAATCCCATCCACTCCAGAGGAGATGGAGAACATGCTGAAACTCTGCTCCCATGTTCGCTTTAAAGTTCCCCAGCAGGTAAACACAACTGTACAGACTACtgtggggttgtgtgttcattgatgtgtttttttttttcatgtccaAAGATGTccactgctgaaaaaaaaacactgttttgcTCTTAGATCCTTCAGGGGCTGGTAGATGTGAGAATTCCTCACAATGACTTTTATCATGAAGGTTAGTGTGCACTCTCTAAAACATCTGATCTTTCGTATATGTTTGTATAAAGTGTCTATGGTCAGCTTATGAACTGCATGCATAGATAGATCCATCTTGGTTAAATTAAATGCCTTGCCAAAATCTGTTTTATCTCTGTAGCAAATATGTTTAAGTAGAAAATcagtttcattttttgtttgacCATGTACGTTACAGTTTTATAAATTTTGTGTTCTTTGTTCTATATATTTGTATGTAGTTTTTCTGGAAATTATGGGAGAAAAATCTAAATATGCTCTACATGACCACATACACCAGATATCCACACCTTTACAAGTGATCTGGGGGAAGCAGGACCAGGTGTGTTGGCATGGACTGGAAAATGATTGTGATactgtgaaatatatttgaataatacaataggaaatgttattaatatacaCAGACCTGCACTTTCCTTTCTTTTACTTTGTGCTTTTTAGGTGGTGGATGTTTCCGGCACAGCTGTCCTTGCTGGTGCTGTGCCTGGCTGTCGTGTGGACCTGCTAGAGAACTGTGGTCACTCTGTTGTGATGGAGCGTCCACGTCGCACTGCCAAACTCATCTTAGACTTTATTATCTCTCAGCAGAATCTGGCTAGTGCCACTACCAAAAAGAACTTCTGAATATACTGTGATAATATGCATATAAtgcatttaatgttttaattatgctACTCTAGACAATTAGATGTTTTTTTCCTATATTGTCATATTAAAAGGAAATctggaccaaaaaaaaacaacaaaaaaaaaacacattcctaTACCTGTTGTAAGCATGCATTCTGGAAATCATAACGGATTTAATTGAAAGCAATGATTTTAGATGTAAAATGGGAAAACTCCCCAAAGCAAATTGAGGTGACAGTCTTTCGCCAGGCCGGGTGTAATAGACCCACCGCGCCCATGATCTTAACTTCTATTTCCAAAAGTTGGCGACCCCACTTTACTTAAAAAGAGTGGCACTTGGTCTAATTGCAGCACCTACTGAGGGTGTTTCTGTGATGCAAACACGCCCCACCACGAACGTCCTTTGCGTTACGTCAGTTGTGGGTGGGTTTGGGTGTCAAAGGGACAGTAACATTGCTGAATAAATGAAGAAAGGTTGGGAATTTTCAGCGCTTTCCTTACAGATATTGATACCTGTATGATTATCAAggattaattttaaaaacattacaaacatgAATTCGTTTATTATTGTGCAAAATATGTATTCTGCATGTAACTCACCTGtggcagtgaaaaaaaaattaacgcACTAGTGGCGGTCAGCAGTGCTTAATTTGGAAATCATTAGGTCAGGGCACACGGAGACTGGGCTGATCCAGCAAGTGCACATGGAGTGATGGAGTGTAAAGGATCCGGAACGCACTGACTgtcatgtaaaaataataattaaattcattttttaactattattattattattattattattattattattattttaaataacaccAGATCTTAGTGGGGTAGcactaaaagaaaaacaacactgaCTGATGTTTGGTAAAGTCCACTGAACTCACTGGGAGAAGAACCATTGTTTGGAGAAGTCCCGCCCCGACCTGAAAAGTAGATTCTGATTGGTTCTGCCGAGGAGTTTGACTCTCCAGGTCACACGTCCAGGTTTAGGGAGTGAGTTTCTTTTAATCAGAGCCTGGTTTTAATAAGTGTCTGGACTCAATTATACAACTGCCGTTCAGAACGGTGCAGGTAAATAGTTTCCGAAACATTTCCGAACATCTTGTTCCGGCAGTATCTGACTCAAATCAAGCACTGGCGGTGAGTACACACACCTAGAGTTATAACCATGTACAGCATTTACAACCAACGTGAAATGAACACTGGGTAACATTAAATATAGAAACATGGCTAGTTTAGAATGAGTAACGTCTGCATTTTGTAGTCACTGGTCGGACACAGTTTCGTCTTTAGGTTGTCTCCGCCAATGAGAAGCCACTTTCCGACATATCTGCCAATAAAAGATAAGTGGGCGTTCCTGTGATGGGCGTTCTTGATTTACAGAAACGCCTTTCCTTGCAATTGGAGTCTATTGGGTGggcgtttgtgtgtgtcacgTGAGCACCGCTGTTCACAGATGTGTTAAATTCAAATCATTCAATTGAATCAATTCAAAATCGTAACGAACGATTCAACCGATTCCTTTTGTTCTGTAGTGAACCTACCTACTAGCATTAGTTTGCTTttcaaaaaatattcagaaatagGGTTTCTGATTTAAGTCCAGGTGTTTGAATAATTCAATAAAAAGGTTATTCGgtgtatattttgtttataatttCTGTTAGCAAATATTTTTCAGCATCATATCGGGACTATTGTGAACTTACTTTGGAGGTTAAAACATATTGTATGTAAGTGTAAGTTGTTAGAGATATACTAGAATGATTCTTGATGAAGAAGCTAAAAATGCGGTTCATTCGCATTTCTGAATCGGTTCGCCAGAAtccttgaaaaaaaaacagtacagaAGAATGATTCATTCAGGAGTCGGACACCACAGTCTCAGCGGGCGGCTCGAGCCGAATGCTAACTACTTCACCGCTGCAGTGAACAGAGCCCTAAACCCCTCCGCGGATTTCATCATTCAGATACTCAGCGCTGGGAATAGGTGAGCACACGTCTGATTTGTCTCCATAAGACTGATGCtaaatgtgtttcttttatatatgtatatttgtatCAGATTCTTGCAGGTAGCTAACGTTAACGGTGATATGTGTAGCGCTAGCTGTTCATCCGTAACGGGCTAGCTCTGCTAATTAGCCTTTAATGTCAGAAACGGAAACGTACGGTATGTAAATATCATTCGGGGCGGTCTAATTCCAGATTAAATCACAAAGATACCATTTAATAgacaaaacaacatttttcatCATTTCGCACCAGGACCACGTTTATCATAGATTATTCTATATAActgttatttaaggtggacactGGTTGTCCAAGGCAATTTAAGTTGAAAGTGTTACAAGAGTCATAATTTATACAAATACAATTGTAGTGTAAAAACTGGACGAcattataaaaaattaaatagtaCATCAATTGTACTTTTAGTCGAAGTGAGGATAATTACATATCTGCATATTGTTTATTACTATTTGTGTGCTGATTAATGGGGATGGGGCTTTTTTATGATTTGTTCTGTTAATATGTCataattcagaaaataaattcTAATAAGTAAGAAAATTAATTctaattcagaaaataaattcTAGCCTATTGTTGCAAATCTTCATTTGATTTCCTCATTTCAGTACTAACTGTGGTGTATCTCTTTCTGCAGAGCCTAACCATTACCTGAACATTATTTGTGTGCCACACTGGTCTACATATCCTTATCAAATGGATAATGGGGACTGGGGGCATAGGGTAAATTTTagtgattgattgattttaatttgaaatatatatttaaaaaatattaaattacttTATAAAGTGATCCAGATAAAGGTAcataacaatataaaatattttgtcaaaTACAAATGTCATGTGTTTGTCTTCAGTGTTTTGTCAATCATCTTTTGTAGatgactcacccagtcaccttaAATGTTGGGGGTCACCTCTATACCACCTCGATTGCCACACTTCAACGTTACCCAGACTCTATGCTGGGGGCTATGTTCCGTGGAGACTTTCCTACAACGAGGGATGCTCAAGGAAACTATTTTATCGACCGGGATGGGACTCTGTTCCGTTACATACTAAACTTCCTCCGCACCTCTGAACTAACTCTACCTGGAGACTTCATGGAGATGGATCTGCTGCGTAAAGAAGCTGACTTTTATCAGATTGAACCCTTAATCCAATGC from Hoplias malabaricus isolate fHopMal1 chromosome 5, fHopMal1.hap1, whole genome shotgun sequence encodes:
- the abhd6b gene encoding monoacylglycerol lipase ABHD6b; the protein is MDLDVLNMFAIAMGTLAVPILLFMASFMLWPSSLIKVYYWYWRRTLGLQVCYADCGGYRFCYSFRGKLGFRPSILMLHDFSAHKDTWLSMVKYLPKHLHLLCVDMPGHEGTTRTNTEDYSIHGQVKRIRQFVEAIRLNRKPFHLVGTSMGGNVAGVYAACYPSDLCSMTLICPAGLKYSCKTKFDDQMYDLENSENTLSIPLIPSTPEEMENMLKLCSHVRFKVPQQILQGLVDVRIPHNDFYHEVFLEIMGEKSKYALHDHIHQISTPLQVIWGKQDQVVDVSGTAVLAGAVPGCRVDLLENCGHSVVMERPRRTAKLILDFIISQQNLASATTKKNF